The candidate division WOR-3 bacterium genome has a window encoding:
- a CDS encoding secondary thiamine-phosphate synthase enzyme YjbQ gives MKSYRKELWFNTKERVEFINITPEVEKALEESKIKEGLCLVNAMHITASVFINDDEKGLHEDYKRWLEEKVPYTPSLYKHNTFEDNADAHIKRQIMGREVVVAVTDGKLDFGPWEQIFYGEFDGRRKKRVLIKIIGE, from the coding sequence GTGAAAAGTTATAGAAAGGAATTATGGTTTAATACTAAAGAAAGGGTTGAATTTATAAATATAACTCCTGAGGTAGAAAAAGCCTTGGAAGAAAGTAAAATAAAAGAAGGTCTGTGCCTTGTGAATGCTATGCATATAACAGCAAGCGTTTTTATAAATGATGACGAGAAAGGACTTCATGAGGATTACAAGAGATGGCTTGAGGAGAAAGTCCCTTATACCCCATCTCTTTATAAACACAACACTTTTGAGGATAATGCTGATGCTCATATAAAACGGCAAATTATGGGAAGGGAAGTTGTTGTGGCTGTCACTGATGGAAAATTAGATTTTGGCCCATGGGAACAAATATTCTATGGAGAATTTGATGGGAGGAGAAAAAAAAGAGTTTTGATTAAAATAATAGGTGAATAA
- a CDS encoding SAM-dependent chlorinase/fluorinase gives MSLITFITDFGIKDPYVAMVKGVILKINPSVKFIDITNEVAPGDLVSASFILGETYQYFPPGSVHLVLVDPTVGSKRRAIFSFKDGHFFVGPDNGVLTPGLSSVFKIKEKIGRKSNTFDGRELFAEVAARLSLGEKMEILGEEIKDPVRISIPKPKEEKDKIIGEVIYIDRFGNLISNINGDKIKKNMEIEIKGIKIKGLSKNYSEGKENELIALVNDGFRKLEISLNRKSAASFLGVKVGEKIIVRGENG, from the coding sequence ATGTCTTTGATTACATTTATTACAGATTTTGGAATAAAGGATCCATACGTAGCTATGGTAAAGGGAGTGATTTTGAAAATAAATCCTTCTGTTAAGTTTATTGATATTACAAATGAGGTAGCACCTGGAGATTTAGTATCTGCTTCTTTCATCTTAGGAGAAACCTATCAATACTTTCCCCCTGGAAGCGTCCATCTTGTTTTAGTAGATCCAACTGTGGGGAGCAAAAGAAGAGCAATTTTTTCTTTTAAAGATGGGCATTTTTTTGTAGGTCCTGATAATGGAGTTCTTACTCCTGGCCTTTCCTCCGTTTTTAAGATAAAAGAAAAGATCGGTAGGAAATCCAATACCTTCGATGGAAGAGAGCTATTTGCTGAAGTTGCAGCGAGGCTCTCTTTAGGAGAAAAAATGGAAATTTTAGGAGAAGAAATAAAGGATCCTGTTAGAATTTCAATTCCAAAGCCTAAGGAAGAAAAAGATAAAATAATTGGGGAGGTGATATACATAGACAGATTTGGGAATCTCATTTCTAATATAAATGGAGATAAAATTAAGAAAAATATGGAAATAGAGATAAAAGGAATAAAGATTAAGGGTCTATCAAAAAATTACTCAGAAGGGAAGGAGAATGAACTTATTGCTCTTGTAAATGATGGCTTTAGAAAATTAGAAATCTCTTTAAACAGAAAAAGCGCAGCATCTTTCTTAGGAGTAAAGGTAGGAGAAAAAATTATAGTAAGGGGGGAAAATGGGTAA
- the panB gene encoding 3-methyl-2-oxobutanoate hydroxymethyltransferase encodes MEESKPTAKFFLKKKQNKEIVVGITAYNYPIAKIAEECGIDWILVGDSAGNCELGYSSTIPVTMEDMLTFTKGVLKGAKKTPVIVDMPFLSFHTTPHKAVLNAGKFLQLGASGVKVEGVKQKDNIKAIIDAGIPVMGHIGLNPQYFLQIGHKIIGKTEQEIEETVKAAKELEEIGVFAIILEAVTPKLALKVKETCSIPIYGIGAGKNLDGQILVVNDILGLSFGFKPKFSKQYIDLEKMIKKALTKYKEEVKSGKFPGPQHTYNDYIEA; translated from the coding sequence TTGGAGGAGAGTAAGCCAACAGCAAAGTTTTTCCTTAAAAAAAAACAAAATAAAGAAATCGTAGTAGGTATAACTGCGTATAATTATCCAATTGCAAAAATCGCAGAGGAATGTGGGATAGATTGGATCCTTGTTGGTGATTCTGCTGGTAATTGCGAGTTAGGGTATTCAAGTACTATTCCTGTAACAATGGAAGATATGCTCACTTTCACAAAGGGGGTTCTAAAAGGAGCAAAAAAAACACCAGTAATTGTAGATATGCCATTTCTCTCATTTCATACAACTCCCCATAAAGCAGTCTTAAACGCAGGAAAATTTCTTCAATTAGGAGCTTCTGGAGTAAAAGTTGAAGGAGTTAAGCAAAAAGATAATATAAAGGCGATTATAGATGCAGGAATACCTGTTATGGGACATATAGGCTTAAATCCTCAATATTTTCTACAAATAGGACACAAGATAATAGGAAAAACCGAACAAGAAATAGAAGAAACCGTTAAAGCGGCAAAAGAACTTGAAGAGATTGGCGTTTTTGCAATCATTTTAGAAGCAGTAACTCCAAAGTTAGCTTTAAAAGTTAAAGAAACTTGTTCCATTCCAATTTATGGGATAGGAGCTGGTAAAAATTTAGATGGGCAAATCCTTGTTGTCAATGACATTCTTGGTCTATCTTTTGGCTTTAAACCAAAATTCTCAAAGCAATATATAGATCTTGAAAAAATGATTAAGAAAGCCCTAACAAAATATAAAGAGGAAGTTAAATCTGGGAAATTCCCAGGCCCTCAACACACTTACAACGATTATATTGAGGCTTAG
- a CDS encoding prolyl oligopeptidase family serine peptidase has translation MNKVKIWNKPVKGFLFFLFLQLSNCINPNLSRAPIREIETKGHSLYKYLLYLPKDYEKEDNNKWPLLVYLHGKSSRGYNLEKIKKYGPPHLISKGWEFPFIVVSPQCPPDRNWSKDDWFPILYKELSSKYRIDEKRIYLTGMSMGGCGVWMLAMKHPEYFAAVIPLCGWWSTKNIEAMKEIPVWAFHGALDKIVPPKKTEEMVEALRKVGGKVKYTKLTGEGHSIHKVYENKEIYEWLLMHKKH, from the coding sequence GTGAATAAAGTGAAAATCTGGAATAAACCAGTGAAGGGTTTTCTTTTCTTCCTCTTTTTACAACTATCAAATTGTATAAATCCGAATCTCTCCAGAGCTCCGATTAGGGAAATTGAAACAAAAGGGCATTCTCTTTACAAATATCTTTTATATTTACCAAAAGATTATGAAAAAGAGGATAATAACAAATGGCCTCTCTTGGTTTACCTTCATGGTAAATCTTCTAGGGGCTATAACTTAGAAAAAATAAAAAAGTATGGGCCTCCTCATCTTATAAGTAAAGGATGGGAGTTTCCTTTTATCGTAGTCTCTCCTCAATGCCCTCCAGACAGAAATTGGAGTAAAGATGATTGGTTCCCTATCTTATATAAAGAACTATCAAGCAAATATAGAATTGATGAAAAAAGAATTTACTTAACTGGAATGAGTATGGGAGGATGTGGAGTTTGGATGCTTGCAATGAAACATCCAGAATACTTTGCAGCAGTAATCCCTTTATGCGGATGGTGGAGTACCAAAAATATTGAAGCAATGAAAGAGATTCCGGTTTGGGCGTTCCATGGGGCTTTGGACAAGATTGTGCCTCCCAAGAAAACCGAAGAGATGGTAGAAGCTCTAAGAAAGGTAGGTGGAAAAGTTAAATATACAAAACTCACTGGGGAAGGACATTCTATCCACAAGGTTTACGAAAACAAAGAAATATATGAATGGTTGTTGATGCATAAGAAACATTGA
- a CDS encoding Hsp20/alpha crystallin family protein — MGNIFDEIKKFEREMDLLLNDFMNSVRGIPYKWGWHPLINIFEKEDSLIVLVEAAGVKCEDIKITIEGRILTISGKRKDPFSEENRRFFSMEIPFGSFERRIKLPYPITEPEKAMVRKEEGFIQIILPKTPEKEKIIEIE, encoded by the coding sequence ATGGGTAATATTTTTGATGAAATAAAAAAGTTTGAGAGGGAAATGGATTTGCTTTTAAACGATTTTATGAATTCTGTGAGAGGAATTCCGTATAAATGGGGCTGGCATCCTCTTATAAATATATTTGAGAAAGAAGATTCACTCATTGTCCTTGTGGAAGCAGCGGGAGTAAAGTGCGAAGATATAAAAATAACAATAGAAGGAAGAATCCTCACTATTTCAGGGAAGAGAAAAGATCCATTTTCAGAAGAAAATCGGAGGTTTTTCTCAATGGAGATTCCTTTTGGAAGTTTTGAAAGGAGAATTAAATTACCTTATCCTATCACTGAACCAGAAAAAGCTATGGTGAGAAAAGAGGAAGGTTTTATTCAAATAATTCTCCCTAAAACTCCTGAGAAGGAAAAAATAATAGAGATAGAATAG
- a CDS encoding GNAT family N-acetyltransferase → MKEIIVEPYREELKEAWDKFVDKANNGTIFHKIQFLKYHPINRFNFHHLVFHSESNIIAVLPGMLNNSVFKSPAGASFGGIVMDDRSFDKVDCVIKTFIKYCKDNNIKEVYITIPPIIYLKEITCNLEYVLLYNGFTYSSIMYTSVIDLSKEDPLKICHGNSRNAIRKAIKANVEVKLSEDYENFYPILLKNKEKFKVPVTHTLEELRTLNSLLPNNFKLFLAYRNGILLGGSLIFVCNEKTLLAFYIALDYEYQEYRPINYLLFEIIKWGQKNGFKYLDLGVNQEVSPENPMEVNRGLISFKASMGAQCFFRNQVYKKI, encoded by the coding sequence ATGAAAGAGATAATTGTAGAACCTTACAGAGAAGAATTAAAAGAAGCTTGGGATAAATTTGTGGATAAAGCTAATAATGGAACAATTTTCCATAAAATACAATTTTTAAAATATCACCCAATTAACAGATTCAATTTCCATCATCTTGTTTTCCACTCAGAGAGTAACATAATAGCGGTTTTACCAGGAATGTTAAACAATTCTGTTTTTAAGTCTCCTGCAGGTGCAAGTTTTGGAGGAATTGTGATGGATGACAGAAGTTTTGATAAGGTAGATTGCGTAATAAAAACTTTCATTAAGTATTGCAAGGATAATAACATAAAAGAGGTTTATATTACAATTCCTCCAATTATATATTTAAAAGAAATTACTTGCAATTTAGAATATGTTCTTCTTTACAATGGGTTTACCTATTCTTCAATTATGTATACATCGGTAATAGATCTTTCAAAAGAAGATCCATTAAAAATATGCCATGGAAATTCCAGAAATGCAATAAGAAAAGCCATAAAAGCAAATGTTGAAGTGAAATTAAGCGAGGATTATGAGAATTTCTACCCCATTTTATTAAAAAATAAGGAGAAGTTTAAGGTCCCTGTAACTCATACACTTGAAGAGTTAAGAACTCTCAACTCTCTTCTCCCAAATAATTTTAAACTTTTCTTAGCTTATAGAAATGGAATTTTATTGGGAGGGTCTCTAATATTTGTATGTAACGAAAAAACTCTTTTAGCTTTTTATATTGCTCTTGATTACGAGTATCAAGAGTATCGTCCTATAAATTATCTTTTATTTGAAATAATAAAATGGGGACAAAAAAACGGTTTTAAATATCTGGATCTGGGTGTGAATCAAGAAGTCTCTCCGGAAAATCCGATGGAGGTAAACAGAGGTTTGATTTCTTTTAAGGCCAGTATGGGTGCTCAGTGTTTTTTCAGAAACCAAGTTTATAAAAAAATTTGA
- a CDS encoding FG-GAP-like repeat-containing protein, giving the protein MKKVIIILLIFLFSVNLLSLFAQQVVSVSPTKNSINVSKNTNISVTFDKEMNPSTINESTFIVYSFRKGLQAGTYSYESGTKRATFDPANDFAVGEIVYIILTKGIEDTGGNPLISPYEWCFTVLVDGGSGAFGGKEYYSVGDGPYSVFSSDLDGDGDMDLISANYFSGTVSVLKNNGNGNFGEKEDYWVEYAPYSVFSSDLDGDGDLDLAVANSGSNKVSILKNNGDGSFAPKVDYGVGNGPYSVFSSDLDRDGDMDLAVVNGNSNNVSILKNNGDGSFATKVDYGVGSSPVSLLSSDLDGDGDLDLAVANFGSNNVSILKNEGNGAFTLGGNYNVGYSPYSVFSQDLDGDGDLDLAVANSGSNNVSILRNNGDGTFATREDYDIGGTPYSIFSSDLDGDGDLDLASANNLSGTVSVLRNNGDGTFAPKVDYEVGGYPISIFSSDLNSDGDLDLVVANWASDNISVLSNLQPPEVVSVNPTKNALNVSKNTNVSVTFDKDIDSSTINNTTFIVYSLGKGLHTGSYTYNAETKTATFDPANDFKVGEIVTIVLTPDIKNTNGDTLAFPYEWSFTVEVDGGSGAFAPKEDYGAGIDPCSIFSSDLDGDGDLDLAVANYLSDSISILKNNGNGTFATKVDYGVGDAPKTVFSSDLDRDGDLDLSVANSGSGTVSILKNNGDGTFAPKVDYGVGDAPIAIFSSDLDGDGDLDLSVANRGSQNVSILRNNGNGIFATQENYDVGIDPYSIFSSDLDGDGDLDLAVANWGSHTVSILKNNGDGTFASKVDYEVGDAPTSIFSSDLDGDGDLDLAVANQGHDNVSILRNNGDGTFAEKVDYGVGSNPTSIFSSDLDGDGDLDLAVTNIASYDVSILKNNGDGTFAPKVDYWIGGDLVSVFSSDLDGDGDLDLAIADQYSENVSILRNLPLLEVVSVSPVKNALNVSKNTDISVTFNNDMDASTINDTTFIVYSLQKGLQAGTYSYENTTKRARFDPANDFVVGEIVYVILTKGIKDIGGNHLNSPYEWAFTVKADGGSGTFAPKVDYGAGIDPCSIFSSDLDGDGDLDLAVANQGYDNVSILRNNGDGSFAEKEDYDVGDAPKSVFSSDLDGDGDLDLSVANYLSDSVSILKNNGNGTFASKVNYGVGDGPYSIFSSDLDGDSDLDFAVANNLSDNISILRNNGDGTFAEKEDYDVGNAPISIFSFDLDGDGDLDLAVANYLSDSISILKNNGNGTFASKVNYGVGDGPASLFSSDLDGDGDMDLSVANFGSGNVSILKNYGNGNFAEKENYKVGSGPQSVFSSDLDGDGDLDLSVANYLSDSISILKNNGDGTFVPKVNYGVGDGPTSIFSSDLDGDGDMDLAVANIGPNTVSVLLNNNSFITVISPNGGENWRVDSTYNITWGSLGTSGAVRIEYSIDKGSNWAEIIGSTEDDGSYSWTIPNAPSDSCLVRVSDIDGEPSDVSDGLFKILPLSTVPEDLPEVYSMSVKAILTGRKFEVRYSLPVKASVRFEIYDIKGAKIEEIIEEKQRGFYSREIDMAGRSAGLYFLKMEANGGEFTKVRKVVLINRYK; this is encoded by the coding sequence ATGAAAAAAGTAATAATTATCTTATTAATTTTTCTCTTTAGTGTTAATCTCCTTTCGCTTTTTGCTCAACAAGTTGTTTCTGTGAGTCCTACTAAGAATTCCATTAATGTCTCAAAAAACACGAACATATCTGTTACCTTCGATAAGGAGATGAATCCTTCCACGATAAACGAGAGCACATTTATTGTTTATTCCTTTCGAAAAGGGTTACAAGCAGGAACTTACAGTTATGAATCTGGAACAAAAAGAGCGACATTCGACCCAGCTAATGATTTTGCTGTAGGAGAAATAGTCTATATCATCCTTACAAAAGGGATTGAAGATACAGGAGGTAATCCTTTAATTAGTCCCTATGAATGGTGTTTTACTGTTCTGGTGGATGGGGGAAGTGGGGCTTTTGGAGGGAAAGAGTACTATAGTGTAGGAGATGGTCCTTATTCTGTTTTTTCTTCGGACTTAGATGGTGATGGAGATATGGACTTGATTTCGGCAAATTATTTTTCTGGCACTGTTTCTGTTTTAAAGAATAATGGTAATGGGAATTTTGGAGAGAAAGAGGACTATTGGGTAGAATATGCTCCTTATTCCGTTTTTTCCTCTGATTTAGATGGTGATGGCGATTTAGACTTGGCTGTTGCAAATAGTGGTTCAAACAAAGTTTCTATTTTAAAGAATAATGGGGATGGGAGTTTTGCTCCAAAGGTGGACTATGGAGTGGGGAATGGTCCTTATTCTGTTTTTTCTTCGGACTTAGATAGGGACGGTGATATGGACCTTGCGGTGGTAAATGGAAATTCCAACAATGTTTCTATTTTAAAGAATAATGGGGATGGGAGTTTTGCTACGAAAGTGGACTACGGAGTAGGAAGTAGTCCTGTTTCTCTTCTTTCCTCTGATTTGGATGGTGATGGGGATTTAGACTTGGCTGTTGCAAATTTTGGTTCTAACAATGTTTCTATTTTAAAGAATGAGGGGAATGGGGCTTTTACTCTAGGAGGGAACTACAATGTGGGATATAGTCCTTATTCAGTTTTTTCCCAAGATTTAGACGGGGACGGAGATTTGGACCTTGCTGTGGCAAATAGTGGTTCCAACAATGTTTCTATTTTAAGGAATAATGGAGATGGGACTTTTGCTACGAGAGAAGACTACGATATAGGGGGTACTCCTTATTCTATTTTTTCCTCAGACTTAGACGGTGATGGCGATTTAGACTTGGCTTCGGCAAATAATTTATCTGGCACTGTTTCTGTTTTAAGGAACAATGGGGATGGCACTTTTGCTCCGAAAGTGGACTATGAGGTAGGAGGTTATCCTATTTCTATTTTTTCTTCTGATCTAAACTCTGATGGTGATTTAGACCTTGTTGTTGCGAATTGGGCTTCCGACAATATTTCGGTTTTGTCCAATCTTCAACCACCAGAGGTTGTTTCTGTAAACCCCACTAAGAATGCTCTTAATGTCTCGAAAAACACAAATGTCTCTGTGACATTTGACAAGGATATAGACTCTTCTACGATTAATAATACCACATTTATTGTTTATTCCTTAGGAAAAGGATTACATACCGGAAGCTATACTTACAACGCGGAAACAAAAACAGCGACATTTGACCCAGCTAATGATTTTAAGGTAGGAGAAATAGTAACAATTGTTCTTACCCCAGATATCAAAAATACAAATGGCGATACTTTAGCTTTTCCTTATGAATGGTCTTTTACTGTTGAGGTAGATGGAGGTAGTGGGGCCTTTGCTCCGAAAGAGGACTATGGAGCAGGAATTGATCCTTGTTCTATTTTTTCCTCTGACTTAGACGGTGATGGGGATTTAGACTTGGCTGTGGCTAATTATCTTTCTGACAGTATTTCTATTTTAAAGAATAATGGTAATGGGACTTTTGCTACGAAAGTGGACTATGGTGTAGGAGATGCTCCTAAAACCGTTTTTTCTTCTGATTTAGATAGGGATGGAGATTTAGACTTGTCTGTGGCAAATAGTGGATCCGGGACTGTTTCTATTTTGAAGAATAATGGAGATGGGACTTTTGCTCCGAAAGTGGACTATGGTGTGGGAGATGCTCCTATTGCTATTTTTTCCTCAGACTTAGACGGTGATGGGGATTTAGACTTGTCTGTGGCGAATCGGGGTTCTCAGAATGTTTCTATTTTAAGGAATAATGGAAACGGCATTTTTGCTACACAAGAGAACTATGATGTGGGAATTGATCCTTATTCTATTTTTTCCTCTGACTTAGATGGGGATGGGGATTTAGACTTGGCAGTGGCAAATTGGGGTTCCCATACTGTTTCTATTTTAAAGAATAATGGAGATGGGACTTTTGCTTCGAAAGTGGATTATGAGGTGGGAGATGCTCCTACTTCTATTTTTTCCTCTGACTTAGACGGTGATGGCGATTTAGACTTGGCTGTGGCGAATCAGGGGCACGACAATGTTTCTATTTTAAGGAATAATGGAGATGGGACTTTTGCGGAGAAAGTGGACTACGGAGTAGGAAGTAATCCTACTTCTATTTTTTCCTCTGACTTAGACGGTGATGGCGATTTAGACTTGGCTGTGACGAATATTGCTTCTTACGATGTTTCCATTTTAAAGAATAATGGAGATGGGACTTTTGCTCCGAAAGTGGACTATTGGATAGGTGGTGATCTTGTTTCTGTTTTTTCCTCTGACTTAGACGGAGACGGAGATTTAGACTTGGCTATTGCAGATCAGTATTCTGAGAATGTTTCGATTTTACGTAATCTTCCTTTACTAGAGGTTGTTTCTGTAAGTCCCGTTAAGAACGCTCTTAATGTCTCAAAAAATACGGATATCTCTGTTACATTTAATAATGATATGGATGCCTCTACAATCAATGATACCACATTTATTGTTTATTCCCTGCAAAAAGGGTTGCAAGCAGGAACTTACAGTTATGAAAATACAACAAAAAGAGCGAGATTCGACCCGGCTAATGATTTTGTTGTAGGAGAAATAGTCTATGTCATCCTTACAAAAGGGATTAAGGATATAGGAGGGAATCATTTAAATAGTCCCTATGAATGGGCTTTCACTGTTAAAGCGGATGGAGGAAGTGGGACTTTTGCTCCGAAAGTAGACTATGGAGCAGGAATTGATCCTTGTTCTATTTTTTCCTCTGACTTAGACGGTGATGGCGATTTAGACTTGGCTGTGGCGAATCAGGGGTACGATAATGTTTCTATTTTAAGGAATAATGGAGATGGGTCTTTTGCAGAGAAAGAAGACTATGATGTGGGAGATGCTCCTAAATCCGTTTTTTCCTCAGACTTAGACGGTGATGGCGATTTAGACTTGTCTGTGGCTAATTATCTTTCTGACAGTGTTTCTATTTTAAAGAATAATGGTAATGGGACTTTTGCTTCGAAAGTGAACTATGGTGTAGGAGATGGTCCTTATTCTATTTTTTCCTCTGACTTAGATGGTGATAGCGATTTAGACTTTGCTGTGGCGAATAATCTTTCTGACAATATTTCTATTTTAAGGAATAATGGTGATGGCACTTTTGCAGAGAAAGAGGACTATGATGTCGGGAATGCTCCTATTTCTATTTTTTCTTTTGACTTAGACGGTGATGGCGATTTAGACTTGGCTGTGGCGAATTATCTTTCTGACAGTATTTCTATTTTAAAGAATAATGGTAATGGGACTTTTGCTTCGAAAGTGAACTATGGTGTAGGGGATGGTCCCGCCTCCCTTTTTTCCTCTGACTTAGATGGTGATGGCGATATGGACTTGTCTGTGGCAAATTTTGGTTCTGGCAATGTTTCTATCTTAAAGAACTATGGTAATGGGAATTTTGCTGAGAAAGAGAACTATAAGGTGGGGAGCGGTCCTCAATCCGTTTTTTCCTCTGACTTAGACGGTGATGGGGATTTAGACTTGTCTGTGGCGAATTATCTTTCTGACAGTATTTCTATTTTAAAGAATAATGGAGATGGGACTTTTGTTCCGAAAGTGAACTATGGTGTAGGAGATGGTCCTACTTCTATTTTTTCCTCTGACTTAGACGGTGATGGGGATATGGACTTGGCTGTTGCGAATATTGGTCCCAACACTGTTTCTGTTTTGTTGAACAATAACTCTTTTATTACTGTTATCTCTCCTAATGGTGGAGAGAACTGGAGAGTGGATAGCACTTATAATATTACCTGGGGTTCTTTAGGCACGAGCGGAGCGGTCAGAATAGAATACTCTATAGATAAAGGTTCAAATTGGGCAGAAATTATTGGAAGTACCGAGGATGACGGTAGTTACTCCTGGACAATACCAAATGCACCGTCCGATAGTTGTCTTGTGCGAGTAAGTGACATTGATGGTGAGCCTTCAGACGTAAGCGATGGATTATTTAAGATTTTACCTCTTTCAACGGTTCCAGAAGATTTGCCGGAAGTTTATTCAATGAGTGTAAAGGCAATTCTCACTGGTAGAAAGTTTGAAGTGAGGTATTCTCTTCCCGTGAAGGCTTCTGTTAGATTTGAAATATATGATATAAAAGGTGCAAAGATAGAAGAAATTATTGAAGAGAAACAACGAGGATTTTACTCAAGAGAAATAGATATGGCTGGTAGATCAGCAGGGTTATACTTCCTTAAGATGGAGGCTAACGGAGGAGAATTTACCAAAGTAAGGAAGGTTGTGTTAATTAATCGTTATAAATAA
- a CDS encoding oligosaccharide flippase family protein has product MKNSGSVKELFKETIIYGIGLFLKRAIGFFLIPLYTHTFTQKEYGKIAMIYLLSSILILLFTLGLNDALLKQITEKNAEENEVFTRFFIFRLIYTSIFLLLLIIYSEQVAIFLMEPDEGYLISLAILTIWIETLFEPALLILRIKNQSKKFVTINTLRFLSNIVFNILFVLKLKLGIGGVLLGNLLSSSIFFFILYPEIHSRFTLKIKWTKIKNLLSYGLPLLPLSFIIWIGLELIDRWIIKLILGLSEAGIYTLGYQFGTVMGIIVHGFRASWTPFFFKNPRKKEAFANSAITFVRLSLFLWAILSFFTPEIFKIMVAKEYWEAQSIVPIIALSYIFFGLEEIFTAPFYIKSRTGLLVPIALTPLLVNIALNLYLIPFWGIMGASFATLFSYFLFALFSYLVGNKLLPVNYNLKIILSDLCLGIALLCLTTLFGNALYQRLLAFIILCSVLCYKEKTKIKILLQKILKASKS; this is encoded by the coding sequence TTGAAAAATTCTGGGAGCGTAAAAGAACTTTTTAAAGAAACAATAATTTATGGAATTGGGCTTTTCTTAAAAAGAGCCATTGGATTCTTTTTAATCCCCCTTTATACTCACACTTTCACTCAGAAAGAATACGGGAAAATTGCTATGATATATTTATTATCCAGTATATTGATTCTTCTTTTTACACTCGGATTAAATGACGCTCTACTTAAACAAATAACAGAAAAAAACGCGGAAGAGAACGAAGTTTTCACTAGATTCTTTATTTTTCGTTTAATTTACACTTCTATTTTTCTTCTTCTGTTAATCATTTATTCTGAACAAGTGGCAATATTCCTAATGGAACCTGACGAAGGTTACCTTATTTCTCTTGCTATTCTAACAATATGGATAGAAACTCTATTTGAACCAGCTCTCTTAATTTTAAGAATCAAAAATCAATCAAAAAAGTTTGTTACAATTAACACCTTGAGATTTCTCTCGAACATTGTTTTCAATATTCTTTTTGTTTTAAAATTAAAATTAGGCATTGGTGGAGTTCTCCTCGGTAATCTCCTCAGTAGCTCTATATTCTTTTTTATCCTTTATCCAGAAATACATTCTCGCTTTACCCTAAAAATAAAATGGACTAAAATAAAAAATCTTTTATCCTATGGATTACCTCTCCTACCCTTATCCTTCATAATATGGATAGGTCTGGAATTAATTGACCGCTGGATAATAAAATTGATCCTTGGACTTTCTGAAGCAGGCATTTATACTCTTGGCTATCAATTCGGTACCGTAATGGGGATAATTGTTCATGGCTTTCGTGCCTCCTGGACTCCATTCTTTTTCAAGAATCCTCGTAAAAAAGAAGCCTTTGCTAACTCTGCCATCACATTTGTCCGGCTATCTCTTTTTCTCTGGGCAATCCTTTCGTTCTTTACCCCAGAAATTTTCAAAATTATGGTGGCAAAAGAATACTGGGAAGCTCAATCAATAGTTCCCATCATTGCTCTCTCTTACATTTTCTTTGGTCTTGAGGAAATCTTTACAGCTCCTTTTTATATAAAATCAAGAACAGGTCTACTTGTCCCTATCGCCCTTACTCCACTCCTGGTAAACATTGCCCTCAATCTTTACCTGATTCCCTTTTGGGGTATAATGGGAGCTTCTTTCGCAACATTATTTTCTTATTTTCTCTTTGCCTTATTCTCTTACCTTGTTGGGAATAAGCTCTTACCAGTAAATTACAATTTAAAAATAATTTTATCAGACCTATGTTTAGGTATCGCACTATTATGCTTGACAACCCTTTTTGGTAATGCTCTATATCAAAGATTACTCGCATTTATAATTCTCTGCTCTGTCCTATGCTACAAAGAAAAAACAAAAATAAAGATATTACTTCAGAAAATCTTAAAAGCATCTAAATCTTAA